The Rhizoctonia solani chromosome 14, complete sequence genome has a segment encoding these proteins:
- a CDS encoding methyltransferase domain protein produces MKNTISKPRPSPISSGRTSPAFSTQMRPDSPRSMKSSGSSASQTSRVVVGQSNGPSQCPPARSSLFPPSSDTCAPQRPPRPEELAAATRPQVYQPPPTPSKSSPARSSSSFTSPPKPPVLRRLSTATTLQRHLSIANSTSVLPFSTKRRPSIPVEDFPTSPDEDDWEDFSFEEDLGPISPVRNVIRRKSSVPFLPDLPEEQIDDDDEDFGHVIRSPDPASSFMNINADSLSDQEDWNEFGEVPAGANLEPRGSVSSIATIRPPADQRNPSRLGGLKDKLRCQWLGHRSGQGQEMSSDESLHNRSGSDVSLSPSAGAASNRPAYSRARTTPNRPVVFNKPGFKSLSKSSQTPSDFRPGHGYQSSTDSSSYAPSFSSFENNIRIGGKSGSSSCGDDWTSEEGHDYTAKPLPASRHRLLFHLHPLFVEPIRKPAIRIKNGVPHHSCDPEEVPYPLSYSSNMLEADRWNHALLFGDERNPANAGGLLRGSTVSFSQFYGVGELRGGKVLDLGCGEGLWVLAAAKEWKHTCFVGFDLLPIQMDLKDKLDGTKNAQDIMDRIEWVQGDFLNEKLPFADNSFDLVRLANTTLALPTDANTQLPSTWLVRRNLPCSQVPSASQASPSCPDNAAFDPYAGTQMRQLEQAFARMLQHHELSAYDTIPNLLRQHFSTSSEKATFRLAVAPEQSAVDNPRRRDDMGKVASRVDLDRDLGIVENQMQAPAHGRGQSFSGSLQGRNRKMLQLLGKEYAESHKPSVPQGLIVLPHKILPMSPAAVYAHATHSTNIILNAKEQLFSYIEDCARGKAVADRREFDDLLWDYEASRFSRVGLRDPLQSFKDWETGISDANEGLWSGEQRSPRFASSPPPDGARVSSMGPLPSWRYESESDVVTVREIRVCLARKLSSDPPSAASN; encoded by the exons ATGAAGAACACGATCTCTAAACCTCGACCATCCCCTATATCCTCCGGACGCACCTCCCCTGCATTCTCCACGCAAATGCGCCCAGACTCTCCTCGGAGTATGAAGTCATCTGGATCGAGTGCCTCACAAACATCGCGCGTTGTGGTGGGACAGTCTAATGGTCCAAGTCAATGTCCTCCCGCGCGTAGCTCGTTGTTCCCGCCATCAAGCGATACATGTGCACCACAACGTCCACCAAGGCCCGAGGAATTAGCAGCAGCCACCCGACCGCAGGTATATCAGCCCCCTCCTACCCCATCCAAATCATCACCAGCCCGTTCGAGTTCGTCTTTTACTTCACCTCCCAAGCCTCCAGTTCTGCGCAGGTTGTCTACCGCGACAACTTTACAAAGACACCTATCTATTGCTAATTCCACATCAGTTCTTCCATTCTCAACCAAACGCCGTCCAAGTATTCCTGTTGAGGATTTTCCCACCTCACCTGACGAGGACGACTGGGAAGATTTTTCTTTCGAAGAGGATCTCGGACCGATTTCTCCTGTTCGCAACGTAATTCGACGGAAGTCTTCAGTACCCTTTCTCCCAGACTTACCAGAGGAGCAG attgacgacgacgacgaagacTTTGGGCACGTAATCAGATCGCCAGACCCCGCATCTTCATTCATGAATATCAACGCCGACTCATTGTCTGACCAGGAGGATTGGAACGAGTTTGGCGAGGTCCCCGCTGGAGCAAACCTGGAACCTCGCGGCTCTGTTAGCTCGATCGCTACAATTCGTCCTCCGGCTGACCAACGAAACCCAAGTCGATTGGGCGGCCTCAAGGATAAGTTGCGCTGTCAATGGCTGGGTCATCGGTCTGGACAAGGACAGGAGATGAGCTCGGACGAAAGCCTACATAATCGTTCTGGTTCCGATGTTTCCCTCTCACCATCTGCCGGGGCCGCCTCAAACCGCCCTGCATATAGTCGCGCACGGACCACCCCTAACCGCCCAGTTGTATTCAACAAACCTGGATTTAAGTCCCTCAGCAAATCCAGTCAGACCCCAAGTGATTTCCGCCCCGGACATGGGTACCAATCTTCTACAGACTCGAGTTCTTATGCTCCATCCTTTTCTTCGTTCGAAAATAACATCCGCATTGGTGGGAAGTCTGGGAGCTCTTCCTGTGGCGATGACTGGACGAGCGAGGAGGGTCATGACTATACGGCAAAGCCACTTCCTGCTTCTCGGCATCGTCTATTATTTCACCTGCACCCCCT TTTTGTCGAACCCATTCGAAAGCCAGCCATTCGTATAAAGAACGGCGTTCCTCATCACTCGTGCGATCCTGAAGAAGTCCCTTACCCATTGTCTTATTCTTCAAACATGCTGGAGGCTGATCGCTGGAATCATGCACTTTTGTTTGGCGATGAACGCAATCCAGCCAATGCGGGAGGGCTGTTGCGTGGCTCGACGGTTTCCTTCTCGCAGTTTTATGGCGTTGGA GAACTTAGGGGTGGGAAAGTGCTTGACTTGGGGTGTGGAGAGGGGTTGTGGGTTCTTGCGGCTGCCAAAGAGTGGAAG CATACTTGCTTTGTTGGATTCGATTTGCTACCCATCCAGATGGACCTCAAGGATAAGCTTGATGGGACCAAAAATGCACAGGATATTATGGACAGAATCGAGTGGGTCCAGGGCGACTT CTTGAACGAGAAACTTCCATTTGCAGATAACTCATTTGATCTTGTTCGTCTCGCAAACACTACACTTGCACTCCCCACCGACGCAAACACACAACTACCGTCTACGTGGCTTGTTCGGCGAAATCTTCCGTGTTCTCAAG TCCCATCCGCATCCCAGGCATCCCCTTCATGCCCCGACAATGCGGCATTTGATCCTTACGCTGGGACACAAATGCGTCAACTCGAACAAGCATTTGCAAGGATGCTTCAGCACCACGAGCTATCTGCATACGATACCATTCCTAACCTTCTTCGGCAACATTTTTCTACTTCTTCGGAAAAGGCCACCTTCCGCCTCGCCGTTGCACCTGAACAGAGCGCTGTTGATAATCCCCGCCGTCGTGATGATATGGGGAAGGTTGCGAGCCGAGTCGATCTGGACCGTGACCTCGGCATAGTCGAGAACCAAATGCAGGCACCCGCACATGGCCGCGGTCAGAGTTTTAGCGGCAGCCTCCAAGGTCGCAATCGCAAGATGCTTCAATTGCTGGGAAAAGAATACGCTGAATCCCACAAGCCTTCCGTCCCTCAAGGGCTTATTGTGCTCCCCCACAAGATACTCCCCATGTCTCCAGCCGCCGTATATGCGCATGCAACCCATTCGACAAACATTATTCTCAATGCGAAGGAACAGCTCTTCAGTTATATTGAAGATTGTGCACGAGGAAAGGCTGTTGCAGATCGGAGAGAATTTGATGATCTTCTCTGGGACTACGAGGCTAGCCGCTTCAGCCGCGTTGGATTGCGTGATCCCCTCCAGTCTTTCAAAGATTGGGAAACGGGCATCTCCGATGCCAATGAAGGATTGTGGTCAGGCGAGCAGCGTAGCCCTAGATTCGCCAGTTCCCCTCCACCCGATGGCGCTCGTGTCAGTTCCATGGGCCCTCTTCCATCCTGGCGCTACGAATCGGAATCAGATGTCGTGACAGTGCGCGAAATTCGTGTCTGCTTGGCCCGCAAACTCAGCTCAGATCCGCCCTCCGCTGCATCTAACTAA
- a CDS encoding neutrophil cytosol factor 2 — MSISLKAELEAWANALNAYDAEDFQKALELFEPISDTSRILTNIGLILATIGEHERAIERFKQATESDTYLAIAYFQCGVSCFLLGDYESAFEQFESALMWLRGNQAINYEQIGLNFRLYTSEILFNRGLCLLNSGRPEAAMQDLLAAQKEKSTPEHDVIDDAIREQGEGYTVFSIPVGVLFRPNPNKIKNLKTKDYLGKARLISRDGSKYEAFDGVDPSELAFGREHPPLTATSDPGRRPGVPSKEGANLGRSSSDLGGTSAPRNPVGLSRAATTAVSNPTNRPSFELRREPESLIRAATTVRPMRPASPPRSLRPASPPRPAPAPAPKLRSPEPAAAAPLPATRGLSVRRPPGVLKPTPALPPPEEDDAYDGYVGRSAGSDNQWVEEPVSITSHSRAPSRSASAMGGRTQASYPTRSPSQHTVRRALSRKGTAMSRRTRSYDEEEGYVSGSGGDYEEAQFETTKIRVRLRFKNDLRGMAIMPDISCDDFMDRVCVKFGREYGDLSIKFVDDDGAKVTIMDESDFELAIETARAAALKGKESRLEIWFV; from the exons ATGTCCATCTCGCTTAAG GCTGAGCTAGAAGCGTGGGCGAATGCGTTGAATGCATATGATGCCGAGGACTTTCAAAAGGCGCTTGAGTTGTTCGAA CCGATTTCAGATACTTCTCGCATACTAACCAACATCGGGCTTATCCTTGCAACAATTGGCGAGCACGAGCGTGCCATTGAACGATTCAAGCAAGCTACCGAGTCGGACACTTATCTCGCCATTGCATATTTCCAGTGTGGAGTTAGTTGCTTTTTACTGGGGGATTACGAGTCCGCCTTTGAGCAGTTCGAGAGCGCGTTGATGTGGTTACGGGGGAATCAAGCCAT AAATTATGAGCAAATTGGATTGAACTTCCGATTGTACACTTCAGAGATTCTTTTTAATAG GGGGCTATGTCTCTTGAATTCTGGCCGGCCGGAGGCAGCGATGCAAGATTTGCTGGCTGCGCAGAAGGAAAAATCTACCCCCGAGCACGACGTTATCGATGATGCTATCAGGGAGCAGGGTGAAGGTTACACTGTCTTTTCGATCCCGGTTGGCGTGCTATTCCGACCCAACCCCAACAAAATCAAGAACCTTAAAACGAAAGATTACCTCGGCAAAGCACGCCTCATCTCAAGGGACGGATCCAAGTACGAGGCCTTTGACGGCGTTGACCCAAGCGAACTTGCTTTTGGCCGTGAACATCCTCCGTTGACAGCCACCTCGGACCCTGGTCGGCGTCCAGGGGTCCCATCCAAAGAGGGCGCCAATCTGGGTCGATCTTCCAGCGACTTGGGCGGAACCTCGGCACCCCGGAACCCAGTTGGGCTCTCGCGTGCTGCTACAACGGCCGTGAGCAACCCTACGAACAGACCTTCCTTCGAGCTTCGTCGTGAACCGGAATCACTTATCCGCGCGGCTACGACCGTTCGCCCCATGCGCCCTGCTTCCCCTCCTCGCTCTTTGCGTCCTGCTTCCCCTCCTCgccctgctcctgctcctgccccTAAACTTCGCTCCCCTGAGcctgcagcagcagcacCCCTTCCGGCTACTCGTGGGCTCAGCGTCCGGCGACCACCGGGTGTTTTAAAGCCTACTCCGGCCTTGCCCCCACCTGAAGAGGATGATGCATATGATGGATATGTGGGTCGCTCTGCGGGGAGTGACAACCAGTGGGTAGAAGAACCCGTTTCGATCACTTCTCACTCGCGCGCGCCGTCTCGGTCGGCATCGGCCATGGGAGGACGGACCCAGGCCAGCTATCCCACTCGCTCTCCGAGCCAACATACAGTACGAAGGGCACTGTCAAGAAAGGGCACTGCGATGTCCCGTCGTACGCGATCTTACGATGAAGAGGAAGGATATGTCAGTGGCAGTGGGGGTGATTATGAAGAAGCACAGTTCGAGACTACAAAGATTCGCGTTAGG CTTCGGTTCAAGAACGACCTTCGTGGGATGGCTATCATGCCGGATATCTCATGCGATGACTTTATGGATCGTGTTTGTGTCAAGTTTGGACGCGAGTATGGGGATTTGAGCATCAAGTTTGTTGACGACGATGGCGCCAAGGTTACTATCATGGACGAGAGTGATTTTGAACTCGCAATCGAGACGGCTCGTGCTGCAGCTCTCAAAGGAAAAGAGAGCCGTTTGGAAATTTGGTTCGTATGA
- a CDS encoding DNA mismatch repair protein MutS, with product MSRPTTAASTAGEYSTHVIAVLEGRGVAREIGMAALNKSTGQCVSSRSMLTTQWINPVYNPSSILVPDTFLPIEPTSKSKISPLVESIRDEFEDDVDLVPIPRKYWNDGDGLDVVNHLIIDNGEKPGTLLALYYALSATSALFKFVEIRMNTTFAPRSVRISFRSPEGTMMIDCETTKNLELLQNNVSKKSKTSLFGLLNHTFTPMAHRLLRINILAPITDQMAIERRLEVVQELVNDEEKYTAIRDALKPIRSKDFDKLIAQLSTSDTHPIGGPSGNARGASVRVEQIMTLRSVVRSLPAVVQALNGCHSYLLRMMGDMLDDERVKSIDDMVSQGLNDDALFAGGGGSFGTSFGSVTKKVYAVRANYNRLLDVARETYRENVTDIIELQEELSKEHDLPISMQWQDSGFVFVLKKGDVPPGTKSLPRPFINASMKKNGKWLFSHLELKKRNARLRDSLDEALLLSDQIVKALVERILEDIGVLYKASEAANRASRYALVLRSYIHSSAPRVGNVQAAGNFVPNDTYACDGSSFQIIEGPNMSGKSTYLRQIGSLVVMAMCGSFVPAEYASFRIHDSLLTRLSNDDDPERSLSTFAKEMTTSGTILSGCGNGILVDIDRRARKGTSPIEGIGLAHAIAEEIIKLKAFTFFTTHFHQLTYTLSKYPTFLHLAVEKSTHVNQSTFRLRFRHLLVDGASDAIDHYGLELARLADLPPDVLIEARKYPWSLKLRRRTKSSERKQCYCSAEENHPAKHSTLGDEDLLKYLAGIQTETIVALRDLLPSAGHSSREDVEPLEPGHGSSPRR from the exons ATGAGCCGCCCTACAACCGCAGCGTCGACAGCCGGCGAGTATTCAACTCATGTGATTGCGGTGCTTGAAGGAAGGG GAGTGGCGCGTGAAATCGGAATGGCGGCATTGAATAAGTCTACAGGCCAGTGTGTATCTTCCAG GTCAATGCTAACCACTCAATGGATTAACCCAGTATACAATCCTTCCTCGATACTCGTCCCAGATACGTTTCTCCCCATTGAGCCCACATCAAAATCCAAAATTTCCCCATTAGTGGAGAGTATACGTGACGAGTTTGAGGATGATGTTGACTTGGTTCCAATTCCTCGAAAGTACTGGAACGACGGAGATG GCTTAGACGTCGTAAACCACCTTATAATTGACAATGGAGAAAAACCAGGGACTCTGCTCGCCCT GTATTATGCACTGTCTGCTACATCTGCTTTGTTCAAGTTTGTAGAAATACGCATGAACACAACCTTTGCGCCTCGCTCTGTGAGGATTAGCTTTCGGTCACCCGAAG GAACCATGATGATCGACTGTGAAACCACCAAGAACCTAGAACTTTTACAGAATAATGTCTCAAAGAAGAGTAAAACTTCGTTGTTTGG CTTGTTGAATCATACATTCACACCCATGGCACATCGGTTGTTAAGGATCAACATTCTAGCTCCAATAACTG ATCAAATGGCTATTGAGCGCCGACTGGAAGTAGTCCAAG AGTTAGTTAACGATGAGGAGAAATATACGGCCATTCGCGACGCACTCAAGCCCATCAGATCAAAAGACTTTGACAAGCTCATCGCCCAGCTCAGCACGTCCGACACGCACCCAATCGGCGGACCTTCTGGTAACGCCCGAGGAGCATCAGTCCGAGTCGAGCAGATTATGACGCTACGCAGTGTTGTTCGGAGCCTTCCCGCAGTTGTCCAGGCGCTTAATGGATGTCACAGCTATCTGCTGCGAATGATGGGTGATATGCTCGACGATGAGCGCGTCAAGTCTATCGATGATATGGTTAGCCAGGGACTAAATGATGATGCACTTTTCGCGGGA GGTGGCGGGAGCTTCGGTACCTCTTTCGGATCAGTCACCAAGAAGGTCTACGCCGTTCGAGCAAACTACAACCGCCTTCTGGACGTAGCACGTGAGACCTACCGCGAGAATGTCACGGATATCATTGAGCTTCAGGAAGAGCTCTCGAAAGAGCACGATCTGCCTATATCCATGCAGTGGCAAGACAGTGGCTTTGTCTTTGTTCTGAAAAAGGGAGACGTTCCGCCTGGGACTAAGAGCTTGCCGAGACCCTTCATAAACGCATCAATGAAGAagaacgggaaatggttATTTTCGCACTTGGAACTG AAAAAGCGAAATGCGCGTTTGAGGGATTCGCTGGACGAGGCACTATTGCTCAGCGACCA AATCGTCAAGGCTCTTGTAGAGCGTATTCTAGAAGACATTGGTGTCTTGTACAAAGCTTCGGAAGCAGCGA ATAGGGCTTCTAGATATGCTTTGGTCCTTCGCTCATACATCCATTC GTCGGCACCCCGTGTTGGAAATGTACAAGCTGCCGGGAACTTCGTCCCGAATGACACGTATGCGTGCGATGGGTCCAGCTTTCAGATTATTGAGGGTCCGAACATGTCGG GAAAAAGCACATACTTGAGGCAGATTGGATCGCTGGTGGTTATGGCCATGTGTGGATCTTT TGTCCCGGCTGAATACGCTAGTTTCCG AATTCACGACTCATTACTGACTCGTTTATCGAACGATGACGATCCTGAGCGTAGTCTTAGCACGTTTGCAAAAGAGATGACAACAAGTGGGACGATCTTGAGTGG GTGTGGCAACGGAATCCTCGTTGATATTGATCGACGAGCTCGGAAGGGGACATCGCCTATAGAAGGTATTGGACTCGCGCATGCAATCGCGGAGGAGATTATTAAACTTAAG GCTTTCACTTTTTTCACTAC TCATTTTCACCAACTCACCTATaccctctccaaatacccgACGTT TTTACATCTCGCTGTCGAG AAAAGTACACACGTGAACCAGTCGACCTTCCGGTTGAGGTTCCGACACTT GCTGGTAGATGGTGCATCAGATGCTATTGACCATTACG GGCTTGAACTCGCTCGACTGGCTGATCTCCCACCGGACGTGCTAATCGAAGCACGAAAGTATCCATGGAGCTTAAAGCTCAGACGACGCACAAAGAGCAGCGAGCGAAAGCAATGCTATTGCAGCGCGGAGGAAAATCATCCTGCGA AACATTCCACACTCGGGGACGAGGATCTCCTCAAATATCTCGCTGGCATACAAACAGAGACCATTGTTGCACTGAGGGATCTACTTCCCAGCGCTGGACACTCGTCTCGCGAGGACGTGGAACCGCTCGAGCCCGGCCATGGATCCAGTCCCCGGAGATAA